The following DNA comes from Ictalurus punctatus breed USDA103 chromosome 19, Coco_2.0, whole genome shotgun sequence.
TCCTATGATCTTAAGTGAGGGAAGCATTTTAGGCAACTTGACTATTAATTCCCCCCTGATGGATAGAAAACACTCATGGAGCAGTgcaagtgtgtgaatggttgtgaGTGTTGGGGAAGGATGAGGAAAGATATCTGTGAGGATCACCAGGACAGTGTGGAGCTGCTTACCCATGAGGAGCAAGGTAGAGCAAATAtggcacgcacacactcacacttcagTGAGCCACATCAGAgtgttttgatttttattttcaagctcgcatgtgggtgtgtgtgatgacgCTGCAGAACACAGActggagaaaaagaaacagctggagctgAGAGTGGAATGTGCCGACGCAGGACAGAGAGAAAATAGAAGACAGATTAATACGGTCCTTAATGATCGGGCCAGAGAGTTTCAGTTCACTTTGTATTCTGGCAGCTGtcagaatgaaggaatgaaagaGAAGTCCCATCTCCCACTCAGTCAAAGAAAGCAAGGATAAAagatctttgtgtgtgtatgtgtgtgtgagtaaaaactgttataaaaaaagaaaaagaaaaaggaaaaaaagatacACAGATTTAAACACCCCTACAACAGGCCATACCATTTCTTCACTGCCTAAAACTTATCGCCATCATTACAAATTTATTCACTGTTAGGAAAACTATAAGTATCTAGGACAAACTTATTTTGTGACTAAGCTTAATTTAAATGGAACAGTGCTAACAACCTATTTGTTTAACCACATTGTTATTTAAATGAGTTAACTTCTAATATTATTTAACTCATCCTGCATCTGTTGGCGCACTAGTTTATTTGCTAGCTACAACAATAAGCCTCTGATTTGTAGGTACATTGCTACATTGGGGTCAGTCTCACCCCCCAGAAACACCTATTAGTGCCACTATATTGTAAGTAAAATACAAgttctttctttcatatttatcaGAACtaagtaaaaagtaaaaattactttttattttatttttaaatgattgaatTGCCCTAACCAAAATTGGCAAAACTGCCACAAAGAAATCAGAAAGATAACAACTATAATAGATAGTTCATGTTAACCCTCTTCAGATATCATTGTTTAATTTGCACTCTGCTACCAACAAGTAACCAGTAAGGAGAGAGGAGAATCTCTAATTGTTCATCAACATACCCATGTGCCATGTATTTTGGTGGCATAGGTTTGGAAGTAACACTGAAAGCAGGtgggattatttattttaatttctgtttCCGAAATCACTGACTACACCAGAGGTCTCCAATGTCTGGCCCCAGAGCCAAACACAGACCTCGGCTTCACTCTTATAATGAAGGGTCTTTCCCCCCCTCAGAATACACAAATGAATTTACTGAATGATATTTAGTAATAGCGACAGACAAAAAGTGCAACGTTAACAGTGAGAAGGAGCAATTTCGAAAAAGCTGGAGATAACAATACTGTTTCACTGAAAGCCAAAGAAAATGTGTCTGATACGTCAAAAGACCATTGAGGTAATTAAGGAATTTAATATCATGAGACATTATCAAATAAATCATGGGAATTGTAAAATGATAGGATTGAGAGGATAAGTCACAGAACCTGAAGCAGCTGGACGCTCTCCAGAGCAAACATGGGACAGAACATTACCAGAGCTAATACGTGGCAATGCATCTAACCACTAAGAATGGAAAAGCTTTCACGAATCCTTGAAAGAGTCCTTAACTAAATTAATCAATGTTATTTGTCTCAAAAAGGAGCAAGAATATCATCCTGTGTCACAACTACAGCTGCCGGGTGATACCCTGCTCCAGTTATTCCACTTAAACTCACTAGATTTGAGTTctaaattaatattttggtgACCAGTCCTCTggaatgttgttgttttctaaTCGTccccctttgggggggggggaaaaaaaaaaaagtctggacAACCCTGGACTACACCTTCGTGCTTTAATTACTCTAGTAGTGAATGCTTACCACCATATGCATATCATCATGCCCGAACaaatatactttatttttatttattaagatcACTTATTGAGATCTGATTGCGTTATGCTGCCAATAGTTGATAGTCGGTGACAGTAGTGATGCGTGTAAAACTAAGTGGCTAAGTAAGTATTTCGCTTGTATGTGAGCTATATGATGTGTGTTGTAGTAGTTGCTGTGTCTAACCTGACGGACTAGAAAATGTCTGCACTGAATGTCATGCTTGGCTTTGTTTTGCCAACAATAGGTGAAAGTTCGCCCAAGATTTccttacttaaaaaaaaaagaagaaaaggaagaaaaagacaaaCCATTTAACTGTTAAATAAGCATTTCTGAATAATTAGGCAAATTGTTCTATTCTGCAATTAATGGTCCAGACAGATTGTTGTTCTTGTTACAAAGAACATTATTGCTTAGTTTTCCCATAGTTTATGTGGGTAATTTAGACTGTGCCATTTCAGTTTACCTTCAACTCAACAGCCGGGAGGGGGGCTGAACAAAATCAAATTAAAGCCAGCTTCAGTGTGTACCTAAAAAGTCAAAAGATAATGCTTTCTTTCCCTGCAGCGGAGCATAAGTTGCAGTCAGCTGCCTCCGAGCGCAGGAGGGAGTACTATGAGGAGCAGAGCAATGAGTATGAAAACCATCTGGAGGAGAGCCGAAATGGTAAGATGTGTCTGTTGCTATATTAGTTTGGCTCcaatgcttaaaaaaacaaacaaacaaaaaaaccagcAGGCCCATTAATAAGCTGCTGCTGTCTGGAGGAGTAATCAACATCTGATGAGTGAAATAGCACACTAATCCAAGCAATCACAACCTGCTGTTTGACACACGGCAGTGTAGAACCTGAAAACTAAAGCAAGCTGCAATACCAAAGCTTAATTTATAGTAAAAAACAATCTGTATTTATAATATCAGATTTCCTATTTGGTAAGACTAGGCAAAAATATGTATGATCAAAgcacaataaatgaataaatctacaATCATTCATGAAAATTAATACAAATCATTagtctttttaataaaaaaaagaaaaaaaagaacaagaactACAAATAGCCCACATTAAATAAGTCCATCTTGAAGCACAGGTGTAGCGCTTGTGTGATGTAAGAAATGCTTCTACCAGCTGAGCTGCAAGTGATTCAGAATAACTGTATGCTTGCCTCAACTGAGTAAAATGCTCAGGATGAGCTACACTGCTTCATGAGATCAGAAAGATGCTGGAGGTAAAGCATTAAGCCTTTAGTCACAAGCAGGACTTTATTGTCAATGTGGAAGTCATTAGGTATAGCTAATTCAGTGCTCTGAATTTCTTTTCCTGGAAAGAATACTGACGGACACATTCTGAACTAGCTGAAGCGCGCACTGGTTTCTCAGGGTCATGTAGGGTTAGCATGTGCCTTATATTGGATTGcgttaaataatatataatttacaaGCCAGCTTGAGAGAAGCAATATCTGTAACAGAACAATTTGTCACTAAAGTCATGTCTATACTCTTTCTTACCATTTTCAGAGCAGTATGAAAGGAACCGTGAGAATGCCGAGCAATGGAGGGAGTATCACTATGACGGGCTCTACCCACAATACCCACATCACCGCCCTTATGTCTAAGCGTCTCATAAAACCTTGCATGGCTGAGGGTCATGCACAGTTGTAGCAATTTTTTCTTGAAATTGATTTaatctgcactttttttttatatataaataatatatctaTCTCTTCTAAGTGCAATCATTTCAGAACATGGTGAATATATACTGCTTGCAATCCAATCTGATTATATTCCTTCTTAACTTGCATCATCtgtttttaattgtaaaaattTCGTAATCATTTTGTATGCTTTACATATAGTTATAATAAAAGTATATGGTGGATGAGAAACGTTTTTTATATGAATACTATTTTTTTGGAATGGATTAGGCTGGGATCAAGcaatgaatcattttgaaagtGGGTGGGTTTACACAAGAAAAGGCCAATAAATACTAGAATATTGTGTATGGTCAATCAACTTCTAAATCGGTTCCTCGAGGATTTagcaatcgcagaaatgaacacaaagtcAAGCAAACATTGCAATATGaggagcttgaaatttttcaTAATCATCGcggatttgggccaagacgcatcaacAACCATCACAAAGTGAAAAACAGTTTACTgcaatttcacaaaaaaaaacgaagtaAAAAAATACAGCGAAATCCTGTAATCTGTGACCACAATAGGAATTACacaagtattaaataaataaaataaacaaataaaatgaaaccgaTTGAATAATGTCTTGCTTttcattttctatcatttttaaCCAACTTTTCTATTTGGGTTGGGCCAATCATATTTACAGATTTCTGTAAAAGCAACATTTCCTAATCACCGGGGATTAGTACTATAAATGGAAACAATGACATTATCCCATAAAACCATTCCATACTTCTCCAGACATGAAAAGTGTCAGAATCATTTTCTAAACTTTTCCATTTCTAAATAGGAACCATCCTGCTGTTTTCTCCAACCTCAGCCAGATCTCAGCTTCACTGTGCATTTACttccattaaaaaataaaaaatactgcaCTTTTAGActgtttctgaataaatacTGGCCTGACTCTTCAAAAGAATGACTTAAACCACaaaaagtaaattaataaacagaaaaggtgaaaagaaagaaagtattcAAGACATGCAGAGCTGCATCTTACATACAGTTATATTAATGCAGCACTGTAAGAGACAGCAGACCAGTGCTGGGAGCAAAATCATGCCTTAAGCATTCCAGAGTTGAAAGCCTAGACAATGAAATAGCACTTCAGGAGAGGGTAAATCTGTCAGCAAAATGGTCTGTCATTTGCTGCACAATCACCAGGATGACAGGAAAAAAATGATTACTTCTGATCCCTTAAGCTGAGACACGCACAGGCAGTAAAAGCTCACTTGGATACAAAAAGGGGGTACTTTGGCGGTCACGGTCCATCCACACTTACTCAAAATCTACTTTCTTGATTGTGAAAGTTATAACAGTAATGGAAAAACAATTACAGAAACGTATGCGAGAAGTCAAGCTAGTTTAATTTAAGCACTATATCACAGCCACACATGATTCAGAAGTGAAACTagaaaaaatgctttaaaagatATCAcattataaaatacatatacacacacaaaaaaaagaccaaGACAAATAGTTGGCACTAACCACCTTGAGATTAGAGCTTCTGCAAATCAATTGCAACAATTTACATTAGTACTGCATTCAAGCCTCATGTGCGGATATGAAAAGCTGTAAATTAACAGCACTTCGGTGTCGGCCTGGCTCAGGGAAAATCGAGAGGCTTCCAGTTTTATCGTTGTGCACTGTAATAAAAAGACTCCCTGAGCACTGtgtgagaggagaagaggacTGAGTCAGATAGCAGGAGGACTGCTGGCTTTATTTCAGACCACTGAGGAATTTGGAGTGTTCTTCACCACGTGGCAGCAGCAGTTCACCTCCAATTTTTGGTCCATTCTTTTCCTAAAggaacaaaaacagaaatgaaacaaCAATCCAACCTGAAGAGACTAAGCTCATAATTGGCCGATCTCAGGCCCCGCCTTATTATGTCGACCCTCCAGTGACTGCACTGCGACTGTTGCTATTCACCACTGCTCCAGTAAAGTTTTCTTGAACTTTGGAATTGTCAGTGTGTCCCATAGACATCATTTGAATTCAAGCTCTAGATATGGGCAAAAAATGTGCACAGCCCACAGATGGATgctttttttcccaaaaaaatTCTCTTTGGCTATGGGAATTGGTAGAAAAGCTTCAGATTTTGAATTAGacttaatgataatgatactTTGTTGGGCATGTATACATT
Coding sequences within:
- the ucmaa gene encoding upper zone of growth plate and cartilage matrix associated a isoform X2, coding for MARLHVALLALLPIVLILTVLSEVESAAVKNGKEKANERHAEHKLQSAASERRREYYEEQSNEYENHLEESRNEQYERNRENAEQWREYHYDGLYPQYPHHRPYV
- the ucmaa gene encoding upper zone of growth plate and cartilage matrix associated a isoform X1 → MARLHVALLALLPIVLILTVLSEVESAAVKNGKEKANERHASDASNVFKRRGRRSPYSYTEYVAEHKLQSAASERRREYYEEQSNEYENHLEESRNEQYERNRENAEQWREYHYDGLYPQYPHHRPYV